One stretch of Bradyrhizobium canariense DNA includes these proteins:
- the nuoN gene encoding NADH-quinone oxidoreductase subunit NuoN, whose amino-acid sequence MGFESAGYQLLPVLPELVLAAGAMALLMIGAYRGQQATSLITGLAICLLVATGVLELALPAGKLTTFGGSFIVDSFARFLKILALIGSAATLLLSLEFLADPSRRIFEYSILVLLSTLGMMVLISAGDLIMLYLGLELMSLALYVVAASNRDNAKSTEAGLKYFVLGALSSGMLLYGASLIYGFTGTVSFAGIAAVTKTGSIGIVFGLVFLLAGLCFKVSAVPFHMWTPDVYEGAPTPVTAFFASAPKVAALAVFTRVTLTAFPGIVPQWQQIVVFVSIASMALGSFAAIGQKNIKRLMAYSSIGHMGFALVGLAAGTAEGAQGVLVYIAIYVAMTLGTFAVILTMKRNGQHVENISDFAGLSRTNPLVAFMFAMLLFSLAGVPPLAGFFGKFYVFVAAIKAGLFTLSVIGVLTSVVGAFYYLSIVKVMYFDEPLAKLDPIRVELRTVLAVAGLFNLFFFVYPGPLVSAATVAAKSLF is encoded by the coding sequence ATGGGCTTTGAGAGTGCAGGTTATCAGTTGCTGCCGGTATTGCCGGAGCTGGTGCTCGCCGCCGGCGCCATGGCACTGCTGATGATCGGGGCCTATCGGGGCCAGCAGGCGACAAGCCTGATCACCGGCCTTGCGATTTGCCTCCTGGTTGCCACCGGCGTGCTGGAGTTGGCGCTGCCGGCCGGAAAGCTCACCACCTTCGGCGGCAGCTTCATTGTCGACAGCTTTGCCCGCTTCCTGAAAATCCTGGCGCTGATAGGTTCGGCAGCAACGCTGCTCCTGTCGTTGGAATTTCTCGCCGATCCGTCGCGGCGCATCTTCGAATATTCCATTCTCGTGCTGCTCTCGACGCTTGGCATGATGGTGCTGATCTCGGCCGGCGATTTGATCATGCTCTATCTCGGGCTCGAGTTGATGAGCCTTGCGCTTTACGTGGTCGCGGCGAGTAACCGCGACAATGCCAAATCGACCGAAGCCGGCCTGAAGTATTTCGTGCTCGGTGCGCTGTCGTCGGGCATGCTGCTGTACGGCGCCTCGCTGATTTACGGCTTCACCGGTACGGTTAGCTTCGCCGGTATCGCGGCGGTCACAAAGACCGGCAGCATCGGCATCGTGTTCGGCCTGGTGTTCCTGCTCGCGGGACTTTGCTTCAAGGTGTCGGCGGTGCCGTTCCACATGTGGACGCCCGACGTCTATGAGGGCGCGCCGACGCCGGTAACGGCCTTCTTTGCGTCCGCGCCGAAGGTTGCCGCGCTTGCGGTGTTCACCCGCGTGACGCTCACGGCATTTCCCGGCATCGTCCCGCAATGGCAGCAGATCGTGGTGTTCGTCTCGATCGCCTCGATGGCGCTGGGATCGTTCGCGGCCATTGGACAAAAGAACATCAAGCGGCTGATGGCCTATTCGTCGATCGGTCATATGGGTTTCGCGCTGGTCGGCCTTGCGGCGGGAACAGCCGAGGGTGCGCAGGGCGTGCTGGTCTATATCGCGATCTATGTGGCGATGACACTCGGCACGTTCGCGGTGATCCTGACCATGAAGCGAAACGGCCAGCATGTTGAAAACATTAGCGACTTTGCGGGGTTGTCGCGCACCAATCCGCTCGTCGCTTTCATGTTTGCGATGCTGCTGTTTTCGCTGGCGGGCGTTCCGCCGCTGGCGGGCTTCTTCGGAAAGTTCTATGTGTTCGTCGCGGCGATCAAGGCGGGGCTGTTCACGCTCTCCGTTATCGGCGTCCTCACCAGCGTGGTCGGTGCATTTTACTATCTCAGCATCGTCAAGGTGATGTATTTCGACGAGCCGCTTGCCAAGCTCGATCCGATCCGCGTGGAATTGCGCACGGTGCTGGCGGTCGCAGGCCTCTTCAATCTGTTTTTCTTCGTTTATCCCGGACCGCTGGTGAGCGCGGCGACGGTCGCAGCGAAATCGCTTTTTTAG
- a CDS encoding biotin--[acetyl-CoA-carboxylase] ligase: MTFSLGPRATSAGYRLAAFDQIGSTNAEAMALARDGVLGPMWFVTSEQTAGRGRRNRSWIAPRGNLAGSILEMIDVSPAVAATLGFAAGLALETALQRVSVEASLRSAGSDQLKFSLKWPNDVLAGKQKLAGILLEAEAVAGNRLAVVVGIGTNVVAAPEGTPTPATSLAALGVQIGAEELFAVLSDAWVEFRGIWDDGRGFDAIRKLWLQRAAGLGERVAIQTGGSPLEGTFETLDESGCMIVRTSDGRLVPVAAGDVYFGSAASVGAT; encoded by the coding sequence ATGACATTCTCGCTCGGTCCGCGAGCTACATCGGCGGGTTACCGGCTCGCCGCCTTCGACCAGATCGGCTCGACCAATGCGGAAGCCATGGCGCTTGCGCGCGACGGCGTGCTTGGTCCGATGTGGTTCGTGACGTCGGAGCAGACGGCCGGCCGCGGCCGGCGCAACCGTTCCTGGATCGCGCCGCGCGGTAATCTCGCCGGCAGCATCCTGGAAATGATCGACGTATCGCCCGCGGTGGCCGCGACCTTGGGCTTTGCCGCCGGGCTTGCACTTGAGACGGCGTTGCAACGGGTCAGCGTCGAGGCTTCATTGAGATCAGCCGGATCGGACCAGCTGAAGTTCTCGTTGAAGTGGCCCAATGACGTTCTTGCGGGAAAGCAGAAGCTTGCCGGCATCCTGCTGGAAGCCGAGGCGGTGGCCGGCAACAGACTGGCAGTGGTGGTGGGCATCGGCACCAACGTCGTTGCCGCGCCGGAGGGTACGCCAACGCCCGCGACTTCGCTGGCTGCACTCGGCGTCCAGATTGGCGCAGAGGAGTTGTTCGCCGTGCTGTCGGATGCCTGGGTGGAGTTTCGCGGCATCTGGGACGATGGCCGCGGCTTTGATGCGATCCGAAAACTCTGGTTGCAGCGCGCGGCCGGGCTTGGCGAAAGGGTCGCGATCCAGACCGGCGGTTCGCCGCTGGAGGGCACATTTGAGACGCTGGATGAGAGCGGCTGCATGATCGTCAGGACATCGGACGGCAGGCTTGTGCCAGTCGCCGCCGGTGACGTCTATTTCGGCTCAGCGGCCTCTGTGGGAGCAACTTGA
- a CDS encoding ribonuclease J: MARPDELTFAPLGGVGEIGMNLSIYGLGNRHQGSWLAVDLGVSFGDEEHLPGIDLIMPDISFLEKQRKNLVGLVLTHAHEDHFGAIIDLWPRLQCPIYATKFSAALFEAKCAAERNPPKIPVTVVPSGGRIDLGPFNVEFIPVAHSIPESHALAIHTEAGTVLHTGDWKIDPTPIIGPPTDERRLRELGDAGVLALVGDSTNAVREGRSPSEAEVAKTIAELVKAAKGRVAVTTFASNVARLRAVADAARLAGREVVVVGRAMERVVQVARETGHLDGVQNFRGADLYGHFPPDKVLALCTGSQGEPRAALARIANDDHPEVTLNKGDCVIFSSRTIPGNEKAVGGIINGLVSQGIEVITDRTHLVHVSGHPRRDELRDMISWVRPQLLIPVHGEALHLSEHARLARAAGVPKVLICRNGDLIKLGPGEPGIIDQLPSGRLYKDGSILEDSKSRAVVERRRMGFAGCVFVAIAMTEKGELVDDPEVDLVGIPEKNMAGEPLDDIVFDAVVSTVEGLPRARRRDPDATAESVRRAVRATLNEQWGKKPLCLVHVLKV; encoded by the coding sequence ATGGCGCGGCCTGATGAGCTGACCTTCGCGCCGCTTGGTGGCGTTGGCGAGATCGGCATGAACCTGTCGATTTACGGCCTCGGCAATCGCCATCAGGGCTCGTGGCTCGCGGTCGATCTCGGGGTGTCGTTTGGCGATGAGGAGCATCTGCCCGGCATCGATCTCATCATGCCCGACATCAGTTTCCTCGAGAAACAACGCAAGAACCTGGTCGGCCTGGTGCTGACGCACGCCCACGAAGACCATTTTGGCGCCATCATCGACCTGTGGCCGAGGCTGCAATGCCCCATTTATGCAACCAAGTTCAGTGCCGCTTTGTTCGAGGCCAAATGCGCGGCCGAGCGTAATCCGCCGAAGATTCCGGTCACTGTGGTGCCATCCGGCGGCCGCATCGACCTTGGCCCGTTCAATGTCGAATTCATTCCGGTTGCGCATTCGATTCCGGAGTCCCATGCGCTGGCGATCCACACCGAAGCCGGTACCGTGCTGCACACCGGCGACTGGAAAATCGATCCGACGCCGATCATCGGCCCGCCGACCGACGAACGGCGATTGCGCGAGCTCGGCGACGCCGGCGTGCTGGCGCTGGTCGGCGACTCCACCAACGCCGTGCGGGAAGGGCGCTCGCCGTCGGAGGCCGAAGTCGCCAAAACCATCGCTGAACTCGTCAAGGCTGCGAAAGGCCGCGTCGCCGTGACCACGTTTGCCTCCAACGTCGCGCGGCTGCGCGCAGTTGCGGACGCGGCGCGCCTTGCGGGCCGGGAGGTGGTGGTGGTCGGCCGAGCCATGGAGCGCGTGGTGCAGGTGGCGCGCGAGACCGGTCATCTCGACGGCGTGCAGAATTTCCGCGGGGCGGATCTGTACGGTCATTTTCCGCCGGACAAGGTGCTGGCGCTCTGCACCGGAAGCCAGGGCGAACCGCGCGCGGCGCTGGCGCGCATCGCCAATGACGATCATCCGGAAGTGACGCTGAACAAGGGCGATTGCGTGATCTTCTCCTCGCGCACCATCCCGGGCAATGAGAAGGCGGTAGGCGGCATCATCAACGGCCTGGTCAGTCAGGGTATCGAGGTCATCACCGACCGCACCCATCTCGTTCATGTCTCGGGTCACCCGCGACGCGACGAGTTGCGTGACATGATTTCATGGGTCCGGCCCCAGCTCTTGATCCCGGTTCATGGCGAGGCGCTGCATCTGTCCGAACATGCGCGCCTGGCGCGCGCGGCCGGCGTGCCGAAGGTCCTGATCTGCCGCAACGGCGATCTGATCAAGCTGGGGCCGGGCGAGCCCGGCATCATCGATCAATTACCATCGGGACGGCTCTACAAGGACGGCTCGATCCTCGAGGATTCCAAGTCGCGCGCGGTGGTCGAACGGCGGCGGATGGGATTTGCCGGCTGTGTCTTCGTGGCGATCGCCATGACCGAAAAGGGCGAACTCGTCGACGATCCAGAGGTTGATCTCGTCGGCATACCCGAGAAGAATATGGCCGGCGAGCCGCTCGACGACATCGTTTTCGACGCGGTGGTGTCGACCGTCGAAGGGCTGCCGCGAGCGCGCCGGCGCGATCCCGACGCAACGGCGGAGTCGGTGCGCCGCGCAGTGCGCGCGACGTTGAACGAGCAGTGGGGCAAGAAGCCGCTCTGCCTCGTTCATGTTTTGAAGGTGTGA
- the mce gene encoding methylmalonyl-CoA epimerase produces MLGRLNHVAIAVKDAEKAARIYGATFGADISEAVPLPEHGVITVFVTLPNTKIEFIQPLGESSPIAKFLERNPDGGIHHICYDVPDIIAARDRLIKEGARVLGDGVPRIGAHGKPVLFLHPKDFSGALVEIEQA; encoded by the coding sequence ATGCTGGGCCGGCTCAATCATGTAGCGATCGCGGTCAAGGACGCCGAGAAAGCCGCCAGGATCTACGGCGCGACGTTCGGCGCCGATATTTCCGAGGCGGTGCCGCTGCCGGAGCACGGGGTCATTACTGTGTTTGTGACGCTGCCCAATACCAAGATCGAATTCATCCAGCCGCTCGGCGAATCCTCGCCGATCGCCAAATTCCTCGAACGCAATCCCGACGGTGGCATCCACCACATCTGCTATGATGTGCCCGATATCATCGCGGCGCGCGATAGGCTAATCAAGGAGGGCGCGCGGGTGCTCGGCGACGGCGTGCCCAGGATCGGCGCTCACGGCAAGCCGGTGCTGTTTCTGCACCCGAAAGATTTTTCCGGCGCACTCGTCGAAATCGAACAGGCCTGA
- a CDS encoding DUF1467 family protein yields the protein MVYTISTAFAIYFVVWWIVLFLTLPFGVRSQHEDGEGAPGTDPGAPVATLMGRKLIWTTIISAVFFAAAWLAYDAGYLNVDRLSRLMGMPF from the coding sequence ATGGTCTATACAATCTCGACCGCATTCGCGATCTACTTCGTCGTATGGTGGATCGTGCTGTTTCTGACATTGCCGTTCGGCGTGCGCAGCCAGCATGAGGATGGCGAGGGCGCCCCCGGCACCGATCCCGGCGCGCCCGTTGCGACGCTGATGGGCCGCAAGCTGATCTGGACCACGATAATCTCGGCGGTGTTTTTCGCCGCCGCGTGGCTTGCTTATGATGCAGGGTATTTGAACGTCGACCGGCTTTCGCGACTGATGGGGATGCCGTTCTAG
- the mtnK gene encoding S-methyl-5-thioribose kinase, whose amino-acid sequence MNSQQRPLGALGQDEYRILRDTDLRDYLAELPEVAALLGGSPGGWSISEVGDGNLNLVFIVRGTKGGIAVKQALPYVRLVGESWPLPLSRSHYEHLALVHQARLAPGLVPAVLHHNEALALIAMELLEPHIIMRKGLVSGTCYPHFVDHMTTFLARTLFLSSDLAVPAAQKKEGIAAFSGNHALCKITEDLIFTDPYFQAEQNRWTSPWLDATAAHFREDLDLHVAVSRLKLKFLASPEALVHGDLHTGSIMVTENETRVIDPEFAFYGPMGFDLGAVIGNLIMSYLASAGHERAPGERRSFEAWVLETIENVWAEFSRKFVGLWRDEANGDAYAATLFSGEAGAARLEAERRAYMDRLFQDMVGFSAAKIIRRILGLAHNIDFEWIEDPRLRAICEARSLRLARAMMVDAPSFRTIGAVTKAAREVRDWQPDLDR is encoded by the coding sequence ATGAATTCACAGCAGCGACCATTGGGCGCCCTCGGACAGGACGAATACCGAATTCTCCGCGACACAGACCTGCGAGACTACCTTGCAGAACTCCCTGAGGTCGCCGCCCTCCTGGGTGGATCGCCCGGAGGTTGGTCGATCAGCGAGGTCGGTGACGGCAACCTCAACCTCGTGTTCATCGTAAGAGGAACGAAAGGCGGAATTGCCGTCAAGCAGGCGCTTCCCTATGTGCGTCTGGTCGGCGAGAGCTGGCCGCTACCGTTGTCGCGCTCGCACTACGAGCATCTGGCGCTTGTGCATCAGGCCCGTTTGGCGCCCGGTCTGGTACCGGCCGTGCTTCACCACAATGAAGCTCTCGCCCTGATCGCCATGGAGCTGCTTGAACCCCACATTATCATGCGCAAGGGGCTTGTCTCCGGGACCTGTTATCCGCACTTCGTCGATCACATGACGACCTTTCTGGCGCGCACGCTGTTCCTCAGTTCCGACCTGGCAGTTCCGGCCGCGCAGAAGAAGGAAGGCATCGCGGCATTTTCAGGAAACCACGCGCTGTGCAAGATCACCGAGGATCTGATCTTCACGGACCCTTATTTCCAGGCCGAGCAGAACCGCTGGACTTCGCCCTGGCTCGATGCGACCGCAGCCCACTTCCGCGAAGATCTCGACCTGCATGTCGCGGTCTCCCGTCTCAAGCTCAAGTTCTTGGCTTCTCCTGAAGCGCTTGTTCACGGTGATCTCCACACCGGATCGATCATGGTGACGGAAAACGAGACGCGAGTGATCGATCCTGAGTTTGCGTTCTACGGCCCGATGGGATTTGATCTCGGCGCGGTCATCGGCAATCTCATCATGAGCTATCTGGCTTCGGCCGGCCACGAGCGCGCACCGGGCGAACGGCGCTCGTTCGAGGCATGGGTGCTGGAAACGATCGAAAACGTGTGGGCGGAGTTTTCCCGAAAATTCGTTGGGCTTTGGCGTGACGAGGCCAATGGTGATGCGTATGCTGCAACGCTGTTCTCCGGCGAGGCCGGCGCGGCGCGGCTGGAGGCCGAACGACGGGCCTACATGGACAGATTGTTCCAGGATATGGTGGGATTTTCGGCCGCGAAGATCATCCGCCGCATCCTTGGCCTGGCGCACAATATTGATTTCGAGTGGATCGAAGATCCGCGGCTTCGGGCAATCTGCGAGGCACGAAGCTTGCGTCTCGCGCGTGCGATGATGGTAGACGCGCCGTCCTTTCGCACGATCGGCGCGGTGACGAAGGCGGCGCGCGAGGTGCGCGATTGGCAACCGGACCTCGACAGGTGA
- a CDS encoding ABC transporter permease, which yields MMVTSEGTAVPAADRKRPRGLGVFLRSQMRNIAPFLTLICLSGFFAAASPSFATLDNVGNILTQVSVTGIIAVGLTFVILCAEIDLSIASIANVTGIAVAYFTQQEAYVNIANIPMAGWAAILLALTLCALLGLVNALGLTIIGIPSFIMTLAMMQIAAGISALLVRGQIAYKVPDVVTTLGSSSIGGVPWIVIVAALMLLAGHLVLTYTRFGRYVYMVGGNREAAEYSGLNVNLILGSVMVISAVCSGIGGMLGVAHFGSAQQNEFDTYLLDSIAAVVVGGTSLFGGRGGIGNTIVGLFVLGVLNNGLDHVNIDSFLKILIRGLILLAALVINVYAQRFRARTVE from the coding sequence ATGATGGTGACCAGCGAAGGCACGGCAGTCCCGGCGGCGGACCGCAAGCGCCCGCGCGGCCTCGGCGTGTTCCTGCGCTCCCAGATGCGCAATATCGCGCCGTTCCTGACGCTGATCTGCCTGAGCGGCTTCTTCGCCGCCGCGAGCCCTTCTTTTGCGACGCTCGACAATGTCGGCAACATTCTGACCCAGGTTTCGGTCACGGGCATCATCGCCGTCGGCCTCACCTTCGTGATCCTCTGCGCCGAGATCGATTTGTCGATCGCGAGCATCGCCAACGTCACCGGCATAGCGGTCGCCTATTTCACCCAGCAGGAAGCCTACGTGAACATCGCCAACATCCCGATGGCCGGGTGGGCCGCGATCCTGCTGGCGCTGACGCTCTGCGCGCTGCTCGGTCTCGTCAATGCGCTCGGACTGACCATCATCGGCATTCCGTCCTTCATCATGACGCTCGCGATGATGCAGATCGCAGCCGGCATATCGGCGCTGCTGGTGCGCGGGCAGATCGCCTACAAGGTGCCGGACGTCGTGACAACGCTCGGATCGTCGTCGATCGGCGGCGTGCCCTGGATCGTGATCGTTGCTGCGCTGATGCTGCTCGCCGGCCATCTTGTGCTGACCTATACCCGCTTCGGCCGCTACGTTTACATGGTCGGCGGCAACCGCGAGGCAGCAGAATATTCCGGGCTCAACGTCAATCTGATCCTCGGCAGCGTCATGGTCATCTCAGCGGTCTGCTCGGGCATCGGCGGCATGCTGGGTGTCGCTCATTTCGGCAGCGCCCAGCAGAACGAATTCGACACCTATCTGCTCGACTCGATCGCTGCCGTGGTGGTCGGTGGCACCAGCCTTTTCGGCGGGCGTGGCGGCATCGGCAATACCATTGTCGGCCTGTTCGTACTCGGCGTCCTCAACAATGGGCTTGATCACGTCAACATCGATAGCTTCCTGAAGATATTGATCCGCGGCCTCATCCTGCTGGCGGCGCTGGTCATCAACGTCTATGCGCAGAGGTTTCGGGCCAGGACAGTCGAATGA
- a CDS encoding sugar ABC transporter ATP-binding protein, with amino-acid sequence MPQGRSPILELEQITKAFGGVEALRGVDFALSAGEIHGLVGENGAGKSTLMKIIAGVHAEFSGRFMLDGRETRFRSVRDARAAGIAMVHQELSVAPDLSVAENVFLGAQPTNRLGLVQWRRMAREAGEQLAKFGIDVDPLARLGDLPIGLQQLIEIVRVLFSGARIIILDEPTSALSPPEVERLFSTLRRLRDEGTGIVFISHFIEDILRVSDTVTVFRNGRKVAEAAATATSKASLIEAMIGKGGEALEETYSDDITLPPPGDRPAVLKADKLSLARSLQDISFEARAGEVLGIYGFMGCGQLELARILFGKIKPDGGALLVDGNQKAFHSTAAARRAGIAFVPESRRAMLFHQEPVYKNISISILDRISALWLKPSRERSIATRQVEQLQIRPPVVGLDLGMLSGGNQQKVALAKWLTYPPRLLVLCEPTRGMDVGAKNDVIHIIRDLRAKGLAIIVLSTEPETVLSLADRILVLKRGAVVREFAGEVVSKDRLLEAA; translated from the coding sequence ATGCCGCAAGGCCGCTCACCCATCCTCGAACTGGAGCAAATCACGAAGGCCTTCGGCGGCGTCGAGGCGCTCCGGGGGGTCGACTTCGCGCTCTCGGCCGGCGAGATCCATGGTCTTGTCGGCGAGAACGGGGCCGGCAAGAGCACGCTGATGAAGATCATCGCCGGCGTGCATGCGGAATTCTCTGGCCGTTTCATGCTGGATGGCCGGGAGACCCGCTTTCGATCGGTGCGTGACGCGCGTGCGGCGGGCATCGCCATGGTGCATCAGGAGCTCAGCGTGGCGCCCGATCTGTCGGTGGCTGAGAACGTGTTTCTTGGCGCGCAGCCGACCAATCGCCTGGGTCTCGTGCAATGGCGGCGCATGGCGCGCGAAGCCGGCGAGCAACTCGCCAAATTCGGCATCGACGTGGATCCGCTTGCGCGGCTCGGCGACCTGCCGATTGGCCTGCAACAATTGATCGAGATTGTCCGCGTCCTGTTCTCCGGGGCGCGCATCATCATCCTCGACGAGCCGACCTCGGCTCTCTCGCCGCCGGAGGTGGAGCGCCTGTTTTCGACCTTGCGACGGCTGCGGGACGAGGGCACCGGCATTGTCTTCATCTCCCATTTCATCGAGGATATCCTGCGCGTCTCGGACACGGTGACGGTGTTCCGTAACGGAAGGAAGGTCGCCGAGGCGGCGGCCACTGCGACCAGCAAGGCCAGCCTGATCGAAGCGATGATCGGCAAGGGTGGCGAGGCGCTGGAAGAGACCTATTCAGACGATATCACGCTGCCGCCGCCGGGCGATCGTCCGGCGGTCTTGAAGGCCGACAAGCTCTCGCTCGCCCGCAGCCTGCAGGACATTTCGTTCGAGGCGCGTGCCGGTGAAGTACTCGGCATCTATGGTTTCATGGGATGCGGGCAGCTCGAACTGGCGCGGATACTGTTCGGCAAGATCAAACCCGACGGCGGCGCGCTGCTGGTGGACGGCAACCAGAAGGCCTTCCACAGCACGGCTGCGGCCCGGCGGGCCGGTATCGCCTTTGTTCCCGAAAGCCGCCGCGCCATGCTGTTCCACCAGGAGCCGGTCTACAAAAACATCTCGATCAGTATCCTTGACCGCATTTCCGCCCTCTGGCTCAAGCCGTCGCGGGAGCGGTCGATCGCTACGCGGCAGGTCGAACAATTGCAGATCAGGCCGCCGGTCGTCGGTCTCGATCTCGGCATGCTGTCCGGCGGCAATCAACAGAAAGTGGCGCTTGCGAAATGGCTGACCTATCCGCCGCGTCTCCTGGTGCTGTGCGAACCGACGCGCGGCATGGATGTCGGCGCCAAGAACGACGTCATCCACATCATCCGCGACCTCCGCGCCAAGGGGCTGGCCATCATCGTGCTGTCGACCGAACCGGAGACGGTGCTGTCGCTGGCCGATCGCATCCTGGTGCTGAAACGTGGCGCGGTGGTGCGTGAATTCGCGGGCGAAGTGGTCAGCAAGGACCGCCTGCTGGAAGCGGCCTAG
- a CDS encoding sugar ABC transporter substrate-binding protein: MSGTDKSSTTRRDLLQAVATAGAATALIGGLGVSPALAAEMGRSEKPLKAAFSNAGLQATWCAQGKQAAEWWGKLFNVEVTWFDGRLDAVKQRAAIDNMASQKWDFVAIQAFGIGTLTQPVQKMIDAGTPVIDMDTLIAPLDQINVHSFLAPDNEFMGASVTQALVNAIGGKGKVIMTQGALGHTGAQGRAKGFNTVVKQFPNIEVLDTQPADWDVSKTARLWETYLTKYPQIDAAFFHNDDMALAAYNIMKAHNRTNILIGGVDAMPPAIQAVSEGRMFATVRNPSCRIHGGAIVAGVAAVTAGEKSGQGIPKSVVTDGPVVTKANAPGMQWMEDHFLI, encoded by the coding sequence ATGTCCGGGACTGACAAATCCTCAACGACAAGGCGCGATCTTCTTCAGGCCGTGGCGACCGCAGGCGCGGCAACCGCCTTGATTGGCGGCTTGGGCGTGAGCCCCGCGTTAGCAGCGGAAATGGGACGTTCAGAGAAACCGCTGAAGGCGGCGTTTTCCAACGCGGGCCTGCAGGCTACCTGGTGTGCCCAAGGCAAGCAGGCAGCCGAATGGTGGGGCAAGTTGTTCAACGTCGAGGTCACCTGGTTCGACGGCCGGCTCGATGCCGTCAAACAGCGTGCCGCGATCGACAACATGGCCTCGCAGAAATGGGACTTCGTCGCCATCCAGGCGTTCGGCATCGGCACGCTGACCCAGCCGGTGCAGAAGATGATCGATGCCGGCACCCCCGTCATCGACATGGATACGTTGATCGCGCCGCTTGACCAGATCAACGTTCACTCGTTTCTCGCGCCCGACAATGAGTTCATGGGCGCCTCGGTCACGCAGGCGCTCGTCAATGCCATCGGCGGCAAGGGCAAGGTCATCATGACGCAAGGCGCGCTCGGCCACACCGGTGCGCAAGGTCGCGCCAAGGGCTTCAACACGGTCGTCAAGCAGTTCCCGAACATCGAGGTACTCGATACCCAGCCGGCGGATTGGGACGTGTCGAAGACGGCACGGCTATGGGAGACCTATCTCACCAAATACCCGCAGATCGACGCGGCCTTCTTCCATAATGACGACATGGCGCTCGCCGCCTACAACATCATGAAGGCGCATAATCGCACCAACATCCTGATCGGCGGGGTCGACGCCATGCCGCCGGCGATCCAGGCGGTGAGCGAAGGCCGCATGTTCGCGACCGTGCGCAATCCTTCGTGCCGCATCCATGGCGGCGCCATCGTCGCCGGCGTCGCCGCCGTGACCGCGGGTGAAAAGAGCGGACAGGGCATCCCGAAAAGCGTCGTGACGGACGGTCCGGTCGTGACCAAGGCCAACGCGCCAGGCATGCAGTGGATGGAGGATCACTTCCTGATCTGA
- a CDS encoding globin, translating to MTNPIQRSFELAAERCENLTPRVYRRLFREHPEAEAIFRSEGSDLVKGSMLALTIDAILDFAGERSGNFRLIECEVSSHDAYGTPRELFVASFGVIANALRGVLGADWSAEIENAWQELLQKIEGIVAASEA from the coding sequence ATGACCAATCCGATTCAGCGCAGCTTCGAACTTGCCGCCGAACGGTGCGAGAATCTGACCCCGCGGGTCTACCGCCGGCTGTTTCGCGAACACCCCGAAGCCGAAGCGATCTTCCGGAGCGAGGGCAGCGATCTCGTCAAAGGTTCAATGCTCGCGCTGACCATCGACGCCATCCTCGATTTTGCCGGCGAGCGCAGCGGCAACTTCCGCCTGATCGAATGCGAGGTATCGTCGCATGACGCCTACGGCACGCCACGCGAACTGTTCGTCGCGTCCTTTGGCGTGATCGCGAACGCCCTGCGCGGGGTGCTTGGAGCCGACTGGTCGGCCGAGATCGAGAACGCCTGGCAGGAACTGCTGCAAAAGATCGAAGGTATCGTCGCTGCAAGCGAAGCCTGA
- a CDS encoding COG4315 family predicted lipoprotein, which produces MTSRTFAALAATVFVCTSSLAFAQMTPAKIADTPKGKALVDSKGMTLYTFDKDASGKSMCNGPCADNWPPLMAGADAKAMGDWTVVTRDDGKMMWAYKGKPLYAWKKDSAPGDTTGDGFNNGVWHIAKP; this is translated from the coding sequence ATGACGTCAAGAACGTTCGCCGCGCTCGCCGCGACAGTCTTTGTTTGTACCAGCTCGCTGGCATTTGCGCAGATGACCCCGGCCAAAATCGCAGACACGCCTAAAGGCAAAGCGTTGGTGGATAGCAAGGGTATGACCCTCTACACCTTCGACAAGGATGCCAGTGGAAAGTCGATGTGCAATGGCCCGTGCGCGGATAACTGGCCGCCTTTGATGGCCGGTGCCGACGCCAAGGCGATGGGCGACTGGACTGTTGTCACGCGTGACGACGGCAAGATGATGTGGGCCTATAAAGGCAAGCCGCTCTACGCTTGGAAAAAGGACAGCGCCCCCGGCGACACGACCGGCGACGGTTTTAACAATGGCGTGTGGCATATCGCCAAACCCTGA